The Oscillospiraceae bacterium genome contains the following window.
TGGCCCGCAGCTTTTATGAAACCTGCGGTGTCCGCAGCCTTGCCGTCTGCCGCCGTGCGCTGCCGGCGCTGGCCTGCAGCCGCCTTGTCCGCGTTGCTGTGCAGGACCCGGCGTTTGCGCAGGATACCGTGTTCACCGCCACGCTGCTCGGTCTGGCCGCACAGCACCCCGGCAAAACGCGGCTGCTCGTCCCCTGTGCGGACGGCTACACCCGCCTGCTGGCACGCCATGCCGATGCCCTGCGCGGGGCCTACCGCTTTGCCTGCCCGCCGCCCGATGCCGTTGAAGCGCTCAGCGACAAGCAGCGCTTTGCCGCCGCCTGCCGCGCTGCCGGGCTGCGCACGCCCCAAACGGTGGTATTCTGCCCCGGCGGCACGGTGCCGGACCTGCCGTTTGGCTGGCCGGTCATCGTCAAGCCGGCAGACTCCGATGCGTGGGCGCGCTGCCGTTTTCCCGGGAAACGCAAGGTGTATCTGGCAGGGGACGCCGCCGCGCTGCGCACTGTTCTGGACGCAGTCTGCCGCAGCAGCTACTGCGGCGCTATGCTCCTGCAGGAGTACATCCCCGGCCCGGATACCCGTCTGGGGGTCGTGAATGCCTACTGTGCGCGGGACGGCAGCGTGCCGTGGCTTGTGCAGGGGCAGCCCCTTTTGCAGGAGCGCACGCCCGAGGGCACCGGCAACTATGCCGCCGTGCTGGTGGAGCCTGTCCGGCAGGACACCGCCCTGCTGGACACCTTGCGGGGGCTGCTGCAGGCGGCGGGCTGGCGCGGCTACGCCAACTTTGACCTGAAGTACGACCGCAGCGGGACGCCGGTTCTGTTTGAGCTGAACCCCCGCCCGGGCCGCGCATCGTTTTACTGTGATGCCGCGGGTGCGCCGCTGGCAAGGCCGCTGGTGGAGGATCTGCTCTGCTGCGGCTCTGTCACACCGCCTAAGCTGCGCCCCGCTGTCTGGCACACTGCGCCGTGGTGCGTGGTGCGGCGGCACTGCCCCAGCAGGCTGCTGCTGCACCGCGCCGCTCTCCTGCGGCGCCGCGGCAGAGCCAGCGCCCATCTGCTGGCGGCAGGGGAGGGCGCGCCCCGGCGGATCTGGTTTGTGATGCGGCAATGCGGGTATGCCCGCAAGCTGCAGGGGCAGCGACAGCGATTGGAAAAGGGGTGACAGCAGCCATGTGCGGCATCGTCGGTTTTACGGCAGAATACCTTGACCCTGCATCGGCCCGGCAAACGGCCAAGGCAATGGCGGAGCTTATCCGCCACCGCGGGCCGGACGGCGAGGGCTATTACGCCGACACGCGCGCCGCACTGGGCCACCGCCGTCTGTCGATCATAGATGTGAACGGCGGCGGCCAGCCGATGTTCAACGAGGACGGCACCCTTGTGGTGGTGTTCAACGGCGAGATCTACAACTATAAGCCGCTGCGCGCAGAGCTGCGCCGGTTGGGCCACACCTTTGCCACCGACTCCGACACCGAGGTCCTGCTGCACGGGTATGAGGCATGGGGCGCGGCGCTGCCCCGGCATCTGCGCGGGATGTTCGCGTTTGCTCTGTGGGACCGCGCCGCCGGTACCCTGTTCTGCGCGCGGGATCTTTTCGGCATCAAGCCGCTGTACTATTACCAAAAGGGGGCGTGCCTGCTTTTTGCCAGCGAGATCAAGGCGTTTCTGGCGCACCCGGCCTTTGAAAAGCAGCTGAACGAGGCCCGCCTGCCCGACTGGCTCAGCATGGAGTACCTGCCCGACCGGGAAACACTGTTTGCGGGCGTGTATGAGCTGCCGCCTGCCCATACGCTGTGCTGGCAAAACGGCCGCGTGACCCTGCAGCGCTACGCCGCGCCGCGCTTTCGGGTGCAGCGGGGCCGCAGCCTGCGCAGCTGGGCGCAAGCGATCGGCGATGCTCTGGCGGACAGCGCCGCCGCCCACCGCATCGCCGATGTGGAGGTCGGGTGCTTTCTCTCCGGCGGGGTGGATTCCTCGCTGGTCGTGCGGGAGACGGCGCGCAACCAGCCTGCGGTGCAGTGCTTTTCGGTCGGCTATCGGGAGGAAAAATATTCCGAGCTGCCCGCCGCCCGCGCGGCTGCGGCGGCGCTGGGCGTGCCACTGACCGAAACGACCGTTACGGCCGAGGCGTTCTTTGACGCCAACCGCGCGATCCAGTGGTATCTTGACGAGCCGATGCCCAACCCGGCGGAGGTGCCGCTGTATTTTCTGTGCAAAACCGCACGGCAGCGTGTAAAAGTGGTGCTGTCGGGCGAAGGGGCGGATGAGCTGTTCGGCGGCTACCCGCTGTACCGGCAGGCCGTCTGGGCCGAGGGCTGGCAGCGGATGCCGCGCCCGCTGCGCCGTGCGCTGGCCGCACTGCTGCCGGGGTGCGGCTTTCTGCGCCGGGGCGCACAGCCCCGCTGGCAGCGCTGCGCCCGTGCCAACTATGTGTTTGAGACCCCGCAGGAGCGCGATAAATATTTGAAGCGCTCGCCCAACACGCCCGAACCGGCCCGCCGCTGCAAGCCGTATTTTGATAAGGTGCGCAGTCTGGATGAGCCGACGGCCCTGCAGTGGGTGGATTTGC
Protein-coding sequences here:
- the asnB gene encoding asparagine synthase (glutamine-hydrolyzing) is translated as MCGIVGFTAEYLDPASARQTAKAMAELIRHRGPDGEGYYADTRAALGHRRLSIIDVNGGGQPMFNEDGTLVVVFNGEIYNYKPLRAELRRLGHTFATDSDTEVLLHGYEAWGAALPRHLRGMFAFALWDRAAGTLFCARDLFGIKPLYYYQKGACLLFASEIKAFLAHPAFEKQLNEARLPDWLSMEYLPDRETLFAGVYELPPAHTLCWQNGRVTLQRYAAPRFRVQRGRSLRSWAQAIGDALADSAAAHRIADVEVGCFLSGGVDSSLVVRETARNQPAVQCFSVGYREEKYSELPAARAAAAALGVPLTETTVTAEAFFDANRAIQWYLDEPMPNPAEVPLYFLCKTARQRVKVVLSGEGADELFGGYPLYRQAVWAEGWQRMPRPLRRALAALLPGCGFLRRGAQPRWQRCARANYVFETPQERDKYLKRSPNTPEPARRCKPYFDKVRSLDEPTALQWVDLQTWLPRDILRKADRMSMAHSLELRVPFLDRRVLAVALGLPRRYRCTARRGKIALRAAAARRLPRALAGAPKRGFPVPLADWLRQDEYYARVKAKFTGPAAERFFDTGALCALLDDHRAGKTNAMTKIWAFYCFIEWYEVYFVEQKPPIL